From a single Rosa rugosa chromosome 7, drRosRugo1.1, whole genome shotgun sequence genomic region:
- the LOC133723745 gene encoding 65-kDa microtubule-associated protein 6-like, which translates to MLALGSSTISFRASSGCNHLLKELQQIWNDIGESAADQDRMLLELERECLEVYRRKVDEAANTKARLHQSVAAKEAELATLMATLGELNIDSPIRREKRSSSLKEKLASVAPLLDNLKMKKEARMKQFSDIRTQIEKISEEISGYDHLNSSLISSLTLDEHDLSSRKLTEYQAHLHTLQKEKVSIL; encoded by the exons ATGCTAGCTCTTGGGAGTTCCACTATCAGCTTCAGAGCAAGCAGTGGCTGCAATCATTTGCTCAAAGAGCTTCAg caaatATGGAATGACATTGGTGAGAGCGCGGCAGACCAAGACCGCATGTTGTTGGAGTTGGAAAGGGAATGCTTAGAAGTTTACAGGAGGAAGGTTGATGAAGCTGCCAATACCAAGGCACGCCTTCATCAGTCCGTTGCAGCAAAAGAAGCTGAGCTCGCCACTCTCATGGCTACTCTGGGGGAACTCAATATTGATTCACCG ATACGGAGAGAAAAGAGATCAAGTTCTTTAAAAGAGAAACTGGCATCTGTTGCACCACTGCTAGACAATctaaaaatgaagaaagaggCACGAATGAAGCAATTTTCAGATATAAGGACACAAATTGAGAAGATCAGCGAGGAAATATCTGGTTACGATCATCTCAACAGTTCTTTGATCAGTTCATTAACCCTTGATGAACATGACTTGTCATCGAGGAAGCTAACTGAATATCAAGCGCATCTGCACACCCTTCAAAAGGAGAAGGTGAGTATATTATGA